ATTATGTCAAGTGTATTGTCCCTTGATGCCCCGTCAATTACAATGTATTCAATGTTAGCGTAGGTTTGTTCTGTAACACTTTTTAATGTCCGCTCAATAAATGGAGCACCGTTATAAACAATTGTAATTATACTTAAAACTGGTTTTTGAAGGTCCTTTTTTGATGCTATTTGTTGTAGTCGGTATCCGCCCTGCATTGTTATTTTAAGTCGAGATTAGTGTGATGATTTAGTGCAAAAGTGATTTATATAAGTCGGCATGTTTCTTACCGACAGCTTCCATACTGAAGCTTTCGAGCACCAGCTGTCGGGCTTGGTCATTTAGCTCTTTCCTATTGGGATGATTAATTGCCCAAAGTATACCCGTGCAAAAATCTTCTGATGATTTGTACTTTGCAAGATAACCTGTTTCTTCGTGCTTTACCATGTCTGGTACCCCTCCAGTTGAAAATGAAATTACCGGGGTGCCACATGCCAAGCTTTCCATAACTGTATTGGGTAAATTATCATCCAAGGTAGTTGTTAGGAAAATATCAGCGGCGGCATATACTGTTGCTAACAGTTCATCATTGTTAATGGTGCCCAAATATGAAGTGCTAACACTCATTTGTGGTGTTTCCGTACCTGGTTTATTGCCAAAAATAACAAGTTCAACATTTTTGCAATCATGCCGATCAGCCAATAAGTCCAAGGCTTCAATTAAATAGGAAACACCTTTATGTTTATCAACTTTTGAAGGCATAAAACCGCTTAGCATTATAAATTTATCAGCTGATAGCCCAAGTTTTAGACGTGCTTCTACCTTGTCTAATGGTTTAAACAAATTGGCGTCGATAGCATTTGGGATAGTTAAAATTGGAAAGTTGTTCAATAATGAGCTGTTCCTAACGGCGCTACCCATCCAATTGCTTGGGGTTACTATCTGAAATCGGTACTTTGAGTATAAGTTGTGTTTTTTCTTCCAAAATTGATGCGAAACATCATTGGAGGTACTATTTTTTACAACAGGGCAATTACCACATTGGAGTTTATAGTTTTCGCAATCATATCGCACATGGCAACCGCCGGTAAATGCGTAACTATCATGAAAGGTCCATACAACGGGTTTTCCAAGTGCCAAAAGTTTTTCTAATGATTTAATTGTTAAAAAACCTTGGTTGGTCCAGTGCAAGTGTAGAATATCAGCCTCTTTAACAGCTGTATGTTTTTGTATTGATTTTCCAATAAATGGGATAGAAAATGGAATTTTTTCTTTCTTCAGCCGAAGTTTAGTTAATACCTGTTCAAGCCCAATAAGGGAAAAGGTATAAAGTTTAGTGATAGGGTTGGCAGAAAAGGTTTTGATTTCGGGATGACTGCCGTATTTATAATTTACAATAAGATTGCTTTCTATATTATGCAGTTTTAGAGCCTCGTTTAGTCGTGCGGCTGCCCGGGCAGCGCCTCCATTACCATCATAACTGTTTATTTGCAGTATTTTCATTAAAAAATTAATCCGCTATTCTTAAATTATCAGTATTCTTACACCTTTGTAAAACAATTTACTAATCTGTCAAAAGTACATATTCAAATACGTAATTTCGTGTGTTAAAAATGGAAACGCAAGCTATTGAAAACAATTTAACCGATCAGCAATTTTGGGCAAACTATTGGGACTCTAAGACAGATATTTTGCACGAAATTGGGCCACATTATGTTTTTTTTGATGTTTTCAGAAAAATTATTGCTAAACATTCAATTAAAAATTCCATTGAATTGGGAGGGTTTCCTGGCTATTTTTCCCTTTTTTTAACAAAGTACTTGAATAAACAAGCTACTCTATTAGATTTTTTTATTCATCCAAAAATTATAAACGAGCTCGAAGTATTTAATAATGTTCCTAAAGATAGTATTCGTTTTATTCAGGGTGATTTATTTGACGAAAGCGAAAGAGAAAAATATGACCTTGTTTTTTCATGTGGCCTGATAGAGCATTTTCAAAATACGAAAGATGTGGTTCGTCGCCATGTTGATTTTTTAAGCAATGATGGCATTTTGCTGCTAACATTGCCAAATTTTACGGGGGTTAACGGATGGTTTCAGCGTAAATTTGATAGAGAAAATTACGACAAACACAATATTTCTTCGATGGACCCA
Above is a window of Solitalea lacus DNA encoding:
- a CDS encoding glycosyltransferase; its protein translation is MKILQINSYDGNGGAARAAARLNEALKLHNIESNLIVNYKYGSHPEIKTFSANPITKLYTFSLIGLEQVLTKLRLKKEKIPFSIPFIGKSIQKHTAVKEADILHLHWTNQGFLTIKSLEKLLALGKPVVWTFHDSYAFTGGCHVRYDCENYKLQCGNCPVVKNSTSNDVSHQFWKKKHNLYSKYRFQIVTPSNWMGSAVRNSSLLNNFPILTIPNAIDANLFKPLDKVEARLKLGLSADKFIMLSGFMPSKVDKHKGVSYLIEALDLLADRHDCKNVELVIFGNKPGTETPQMSVSTSYLGTINNDELLATVYAAADIFLTTTLDDNLPNTVMESLACGTPVISFSTGGVPDMVKHEETGYLAKYKSSEDFCTGILWAINHPNRKELNDQARQLVLESFSMEAVGKKHADLYKSLLH
- a CDS encoding class I SAM-dependent methyltransferase, whose product is METQAIENNLTDQQFWANYWDSKTDILHEIGPHYVFFDVFRKIIAKHSIKNSIELGGFPGYFSLFLTKYLNKQATLLDFFIHPKIINELEVFNNVPKDSIRFIQGDLFDESEREKYDLVFSCGLIEHFQNTKDVVRRHVDFLSNDGILLLTLPNFTGVNGWFQRKFDRENYDKHNISSMDPMLLTRIFEDLGFEVEHCGYYGKFSIWLENRQQQNMAVKMLFRTVWLAGKMITKLLNFESRIFSPYIVIWGKKK